In one Zobellia galactanivorans genomic region, the following are encoded:
- a CDS encoding pyridoxal phosphate-dependent aminotransferase, translating to MPSISQKGQLMPESPIRKLVPYAEEAKKKGVKVIHLNIGQPDIKTPQVALDAVKNNTLEVLAYSRTEGSETYREKLAAYYAKNDIHVSAKDIIVTTGGSEALAFTMSTVADNDDEIIIPEPFYANYNGFATAVGVKVVPVISHIDSNFALPPIEEFEKLITPRTKAILICNPGNPTGYLYTREEIKKLAEIVKKHDLFLIADEVYREFTYDGKEHYSILQEEGLENHAIVVDSVSKRYSMCGARIGCLVSKNETLTKTALKFAQARLSPPTYAQIASEAALETPQSYFDQVKEEYVGRRDLLIQELKKIEGVKIGVPQGAFYCIVELPIDDSDAFAQWLLEEFRLDNETVMVAPAAGFYASEGHGKNQIRIAYVLDKENLKKAVHILKEGLASYIG from the coding sequence AATATCACAAAAAGGGCAATTGATGCCCGAGTCCCCTATAAGAAAATTGGTCCCCTATGCCGAAGAAGCAAAGAAAAAAGGGGTCAAGGTCATTCACTTGAACATCGGCCAACCTGATATCAAAACACCACAGGTAGCCCTTGATGCAGTAAAGAACAACACTTTGGAAGTACTGGCCTACAGCCGTACCGAAGGCTCGGAGACCTATCGCGAAAAACTTGCGGCCTACTACGCCAAAAACGACATCCACGTGAGCGCAAAAGACATCATAGTCACCACCGGCGGTTCAGAGGCCTTGGCCTTTACCATGAGTACCGTTGCCGACAACGATGATGAAATTATCATTCCCGAACCATTTTACGCCAATTACAATGGCTTTGCAACGGCCGTTGGGGTCAAGGTAGTTCCTGTTATATCACATATCGACTCCAATTTCGCCCTTCCCCCTATCGAAGAGTTCGAAAAACTGATTACCCCACGCACAAAGGCCATCCTGATATGCAATCCGGGCAACCCTACGGGCTACCTGTACACTAGGGAAGAAATTAAGAAATTGGCAGAAATCGTCAAAAAACACGACCTTTTCCTCATTGCCGATGAAGTCTATAGGGAGTTTACCTATGACGGCAAGGAACACTATTCCATTTTACAGGAAGAAGGCCTCGAAAACCACGCCATTGTCGTTGACTCGGTCAGTAAAAGATATAGCATGTGCGGCGCCCGCATCGGTTGTTTGGTATCAAAAAACGAGACCCTAACAAAAACCGCCCTGAAATTCGCCCAGGCCCGGCTATCGCCTCCGACCTATGCCCAAATTGCCAGTGAAGCGGCCTTGGAAACGCCACAGAGCTACTTCGACCAAGTCAAGGAAGAATATGTCGGCCGGCGTGACCTTCTGATCCAAGAATTGAAAAAAATAGAAGGTGTAAAAATAGGGGTGCCCCAGGGGGCGTTTTATTGTATCGTTGAATTGCCCATAGACGACTCCGATGCTTTTGCCCAATGGCTGTTAGAGGAATTCCGACTAGACAACGAAACCGTAATGGTAGCCCCTGCTGCAGGCTTCTATGCGTCTGAAGGCCACGGAAAGAACCAGATAAGAATTGCCTACGTTCTCGACAAAGAAAACTTAAAGAAAGCTGTTCATATACTAAAGGAAGGACTAGCCAGTTATATAGGTTAA
- the murB gene encoding UDP-N-acetylmuramate dehydrogenase: MEVNKDISLKTYNTFGIDAKAKFFVEVNSLNDLKSALQLKGYPEKFILSGGSNMLITNDLNALVLHINLKGKEVVSENDDTVRLKVLAGENWHQMVLYTLERNYGGLENMSLIPGNTGTAPIQNIGAYGVELKDTFVSCEAMHIETQTLKTFSKEECRFGYRDSFFKNEGKGRYVIVSVTFELTKRNHKKNTSYGAIEAELEKKGITDPTIKDISNAVIAIRQSKLPDPKVLGNSGSFFKNPVISAEAYRKFSQQHPDAPSYKVSEEAYKIPAGWLIEQCGFKGKKFGDAGVHKNQALVLVNYGNASGDEILNLAYKIIEEVDHRFGIRISPEVNIIK, translated from the coding sequence ATGGAAGTCAATAAAGATATATCCCTTAAAACCTATAACACCTTTGGCATTGATGCCAAGGCAAAGTTTTTTGTTGAAGTCAATAGTTTAAACGATTTAAAATCGGCACTTCAGCTAAAAGGCTACCCTGAAAAATTCATCCTCAGCGGCGGAAGCAATATGCTTATCACCAACGACCTGAACGCCCTGGTATTGCACATCAACCTCAAAGGAAAGGAGGTTGTTTCGGAAAACGACGATACCGTTAGGTTAAAGGTCTTGGCCGGTGAAAACTGGCACCAAATGGTGCTGTACACCCTTGAGCGGAATTACGGGGGGCTCGAAAACATGTCGCTCATTCCGGGCAATACAGGCACCGCCCCCATTCAAAATATAGGGGCCTACGGTGTAGAACTGAAAGATACTTTTGTTTCGTGCGAGGCCATGCATATTGAGACACAGACCTTGAAAACCTTTTCCAAAGAAGAGTGTCGCTTCGGTTATCGCGATTCTTTTTTTAAAAATGAAGGCAAAGGTCGGTACGTTATTGTTTCGGTTACCTTTGAGCTCACAAAGCGCAACCATAAAAAAAATACATCTTATGGCGCAATCGAGGCCGAACTTGAAAAAAAGGGGATTACGGACCCCACGATAAAGGATATTTCAAATGCGGTTATTGCCATACGGCAAAGCAAACTGCCAGACCCAAAGGTTTTGGGCAATAGTGGCAGCTTTTTTAAAAACCCGGTAATCAGTGCCGAAGCATATCGGAAATTTTCACAGCAGCACCCCGATGCCCCATCGTACAAGGTTTCGGAAGAAGCCTATAAAATACCTGCCGGATGGCTTATTGAGCAATGTGGGTTTAAGGGGAAAAAATTCGGTGATGCCGGTGTCCATAAAAACCAGGCATTGGTTCTTGTCAACTACGGAAATGCAAGCGGAGACGAAATTTTAAACTTGGCATATAAAATTATAGAAGAAGTAGACCATAGATTCGGAATACGGATTTCACCCGAAGTCAATATCATAAAATAA